In the Glycine max cultivar Williams 82 chromosome 19, Glycine_max_v4.0, whole genome shotgun sequence genome, AAGTTGACCTTAATCACTGACGCAACAGTTAggacttagaattttcattgtTATTACTCTAGTCTTCCCACCTTTTTTTCCTCAATTTCTAATTTGGTTATTTTACTTAACTTTTCTCTAACGACTGTCTCcataattttgaagttttcCCTTTGTTTTGATGTTTCTGAAGATTCAATGTAcgccttaaaaaaattacacgcgcataataaataaaaaaacacagtaTAGATTTTTGTTTGGCTTTATCCGACTTTTTCTACTAATGAATAATCTTGTTTGTCCTTTTCTGCGTTACCACTCTGTCTGAATTGAGTATTCCCCCATGTCCCTTTCAAAATTAGGAACATTTTTACGGTTATTTTTAGTAATAATAACCGTATGTTTGTGATGTTCTTATAACAGTGGTGCAGTTGAAGGGCCGTGAGGATGTTAGAGAAAGTGGGGGAGTTTAACATGGATAAAGTTATACAAGAGTTTGAATTATTGACACGGGATGCAGAAAGGGTTCAGAGGGAAACACTGAAGAGGATTTTGGAGGATAACGCATCAGCAGAGTACTTGCAGAGTTTGGGTCTCAATGGAAGAACTGACCCTGAGAGTTTCAAGGCCTGTGTTCCACTGGTCACCCACAAAGAATTGGAACCTTATATCTACAGAATTATTGATGGTGATGCTTCTCCTATTCTCACTGGAAAACCCATCACAACCATGTCATTAAGGtgcagtttattttattttatttttctctttcttgttttttttattcttttttcatctTACTAGTTGATTTTGAACAATTGTGCTTGAGTGGGAAGTTTTTGAATGATATTCTTGCAGTTCTGGCACTACCCAGGGGAAGCCAAAATATGTACCTTGGAATGATGAATTGTATGAAACCACAATGCAGATATACCTGACCTCTTTTGTCTTTAGAAACAGGTATTCCCCTTCACTTCTTCTTAcccttttttagtttatttttatgcaCCATTTAGATTTTTACATTGTCAACCGATAAAAAATTATCTCCGGTTATAAAAGTCACCCAAAACTTTAGTCTTTAGCCGGGCCAAATAGCATGGTGCGATTCATATAGCCGATCTCATCTACTAGGATAagaatttgttgttgttgtattataGAAGTCAACAAAATTCATATACCAATCTGTAATTGGATGAAAGTGTGAACAATCTTgattaaattgtattttttgttcaaaacacAATTGTTATATATTCTGACTTCTGACATAATTCCGTTCCTGCAGGGAGTTTCCTATAAAAAATGGGAAGGCTTTAAGCTTTATATACGGTAGCAAACAGTTGAAAACAAAGGGGGGTCTGGCGGCTAGAACTGCCACAAGCAACGTGTTCTGTAGTGCTGGTTACAAGTGTGCAATGAGGGCACTCCAATCCCAATGCTGCAGCCCGGATGAAGTGATATTTGGTCCTGATTTTTTCCAATCACTGTACTGCCATCtgttgtgtggtctgattttcCGGGAGGAAGTTCAGTTTGTGTCTTCCACATTTGCACATAGCATTGTCCATGCTTTTAGAACCTTTGAACAAGTGTGGGAAGAGCTGTGTAACGATATCAGAGAAGGGGTTCTCACCAGAAATGTCACCATTCCTTCCATTCGAATGGCCATGTCTAAACTGCTCAAACCAAACCCTGAATTAGCCAACACGATCCACCAAAAATGCAGGGGATTGAGCAACTGGTACGGGTTAATACCAGAGCTTTTTCCTAATGCAAAGTATATTTATGGCATCATGACTGGGTCGATGGAgccttatttgaaaaaaatgaggcaTTATGCTGGGGAGCTGCCTTTGTTGACTGCTGACTACGGATCTTCTGAGGGATGGATAGCAGCTAATGTGAACCCACAACTTCCTCCTGAGTATGCCACTTATGCTGTGCTTCCTCACATTGGTTACTTTGAATTCATTCCTCTCTCAGAGTTTGAGAACACCAAGGGTGAACCTGATTTCCTCTGTGTTGATCCTAAGCCCATGGGCCTGACTGAAGTCAAGGTTGGTGAAGAGTATGAAATTGTTATGACGAATCCAGCAGGTACTGAATTCTTGTCtggttaattttattatagtttATGCTCTGTTTTTCCTTTGCATTGATGAATCAGGACAGAGCAGTAAGGAAGGACCACAGCTACTTCCTTCTTTTAACTTGCAAAATATGATTCTGCATACTGTTTAAAGTAACACATTAATTATGTGACCTTCTCGGTCTAAGGAAGTAACAACTCATAAAGGTTTCTTACATACCTCACGTGTTTTTATTCATGGGTGAGATAATAAGTAGCAATTGACATATCaaaccaacaatttttttgtagATCGATACTGTGTGGGGTatgtaaaattttgtattaCTATGATACTTGCACATGTGCTTTTATATTAGTTCACTGGCTCAATGGTACATATGGAGGGTTTGGTCCTTTCTCATATgcattccccccccccccccccaatatctttttattatttttatgggaTGAGGACGAAACAAATGAAGTCGGTGCTTTGGTGATGTGACTTTCATGGGACCCACTTGGAGAAATTTCTTCCCAATGATTTGTAAAGTTACATCATATCCCTAAtaggaataaaatatataacatgcAGCAATTACATAATCCTGCAAGTTGCAAGTTAGACTTAGTCTTTTAGGTTTTTCAACTATATATTCTTGGATTTACAAGTGTTCATCTCATGGAATTAGATTGGATCTCGATCTTATCTGTATTGTCCTCATTAATTTTGGATTCTAGACTcgtcttatttttataaacgCAATTATGAATATAGATAAGATTGATTCTTTTCAACTTTGATTGCATTCCTTGACTTCTTTATTGAGTTGAGTATCATCCctcaaaagtaaatattttattttatacggAAATCTTGTTCATATAACCTACGCATATGTCACATTCATGATTTCGTGAACCTTTTCCCGTGTCTATTTATATcataagtttatatatatagtacaaTTCGAATTAATAAATGTGAACAAATTTAGCAGATTTGCATAAACACACAGTTTTAGTAAATAACCCTTTTTTTTAAAGGCAAAAGTAAACATTGATCTAATCCTTTTAACTTGTGGGCTATATTACAGGTTTATACCGGTATAGATTAGGGGATGTGGTGAAGGTTATGGGATTCCACAATTCAACTCCAGAACTCAAGTTTATTCGAAGGAGCAGTCTTCTGCTCAACATTAACATCGACAAGAACACTGAGAAGGATTTACAATTAGCCGTGGAAGCTGCAGGGAAGTTGCTAGCAGAGGAGAAACTGGAAGTAGTTGACTTCAGTAGCCAGGTTGATTTATCCAAAGAACCAGGGCACTATGTCATCTTCTGGGAAATCAGCGGAGAAGCGAGCCAAGAACTACTCCTCGAATGCTGTAACTGTTTGGACAAGTCTTTCGTTGATGCAGGCTACACCAGTTCGCGCAAAGTGAACTGCATTGGTGCCCTCGAACTACGACTTGTTCGGAGAGGAACATTCCAGAAGATTCTTGATCATTACCTAGGACTAGGAACCGCTGTTAGTCAATACAAGACACCAAGATGTGTTGGTCCTACAAACACCAGAGTTTTGCAAATCTTGAGTGAAAATGTTGTGAACAACTATCTCAGTACCGCTttcaattgaataaaatttaggAACAACAATCTATTATAAAGTTCACTTAGTTTTACCACTTTGTGCAACTTTCTAGCTAGCATTCTTCTCTTTATTTAggccattctcaaccctttctTCGAGTCATTGTCCAAGTATGTTTGGCTTTGCATGGTTTATTTATCACGCAGCAGATTCCTCTCTCATCATATATTACGCTCTCTGCAACACCTATGTCATGTCGTTAGTACCAAGTATTGAAAGCTGAAGGCCATGGTTGTCGGGCGTGAGGGTGAAATATCATGCGAATCCTTTGGACTCAAGTGTGCAGAACAATAccaaataaacagaaaaatagCTTAAGATCATCTTTAATGAAGCTTGTTTATAGAGTTCTTaaatttaagtataattttttcctGTTAGAGCAATTGAAGCCGTTGGTTGTATAAATAATCTGTTCTTTAATAATTGTACGACTTATTTTAAGTTCTTAGGGTCTGTTTGATTCAAAAAAAAGTTTGGTACTAGATAGGAccattttagttatttaatggttgattttaaaatatatcatggGACAACACAACTTAAATGTACTATGATTATTTATCACTTGGCTAGTCATGGGACAACCTACTGTTCCCGGTAAAAACTACTTAAAAGACCAAAACActcatttttattctcttttctctctctcccacCCCATTATCTCACTTCTATACCCTATTTTTCTATATAATCGTCTCTTTCTCCATCAAATCTTTACTTTcagttctcattttttttttcttccgagatctcattttttatctataGTCTCTTTTTTAACTTGATGTTTACCACATCCAGTgagtataatataataaatatattttttatgttcacctaatataataatattatatgttaatattacatatagtatatattattatatgtttatatatatatatatatataaattttataatataataactatattttataataataaaaataatatgaatcacattaagataattaataataaaaaatatattttggtgaTTTTTACATTCTTTTACTTGTACCTTTCATTGTTCACCAAATAATACATATGACAAAAAAGTTATCTAGTAATTCAAGAGTTTATATTGTGTTTCTTCTTGTATCGTAACTCAGTGTGTCAAAAGAATCCTTAATGATCATATCATTGAAgacaaaacttatttaaaattttgaatctcATATGGTATCATATaactaatcaaaaataaattaaataactcaTTCATTGAACCTCTCCTCCCTCCTATCTAGAAATTATTAGATAATCCTAAATTACTATCTGATTATGatcttgattaatttttatgtgacacatttaaatttttgaatttactataaaatatttaaaaatatatgattaagtTTCATGCACATACTAGTTGGGACCATGTGCAAGGTCTAGGACCACTTCATAGTTAGACATAGTAATTCTCCTTGAGGGTGCTAGTCTTTGGGCTCATAAGACAAGTTATGTACCAATCAAGTGCCCCCTCCCTGAGTAACACTTAGCGATTCTCCATCAAAAGGGTAGCTGTCAACAATACAATATGATAGTGGTAGTAGCAGTGTCTCCGCTTAGTTATATGGTGGAGGTGGAGTCCTTATCAGCAAAGGTGACGAATTTATAATGGTAAAAGAAATGAAGATAGTGTTAGTGGAGGTGACCCATATTGATATTGGGTATACTATACTGGACAAGCCCAAAATTTTTCTTTCACCCCTACTTTTCGTCATTTAGACAAACAcgctaattaataaataaatagataaacatGCAAATTTTGCAATGCGCCTAAACAGAGTCACCGCGAATAGAGTTCAGAGATAATTCTGCTCTGAAGTCTGAACCAATTAAACGAGcttagttttttatataaaattatgtttaattctaattaaattaaattagctCAGACAAATATAAGTTTGTTCGGGTTAGATcgcataaaatatttaaatttttaaaatcattcatttaaaaattaaggataaGGTAATATCTAGTCTAAATGACTAAATTAATAGGACTAAgtcaaataaaatatctttcatttttttatgataaacactaaattaatttaaaggaattttagatattaactttttaaaatattaacaaaatatacCACATTGAAtgcagagattttttttttatgaaataaaaagaaattcaacATTACGGATAAAGAATCCTTCTTTAGATGCTAAGTGCATTTTGGGCTGATGCAATTATAAAGGAATATCAAAATTTGTTACATGCATGTGTGGATCTGCTTAGCTTTTCTTCCAAAATGACCGTACTGCTAACTTCTAATTTTTCACATCATTTTATCTCATTGACCGGAACCAAACAGTCAAACACGCGCTACAACAATTTGATTGTTATGGTATTGTGTGCCCAAATATATATGATGAGAATCTCGcgtatatttaaattttccaaaaaaagcACGATATTGTTGCCAGAGGAAGCTTTGATAccataatatataaaagtggAGATTTGAAACAAGACAACCACCATGGCCTTCAGAGACCAGCGTTTCTGACACCAACTGAAAACCTAGCTAGCACATATATATGAGATGAGAACATCATCTAAGGAAAAAGCAGAAGCAGTTCTCAAATGGGATTGTGGAAGCCCGTTATATGATTCATATGAATTGGTCTCCCTTGCTTATACAATCGACAGGCACATGATGGCGTGGCCCCATCTCGGTGGACCAAACCCCATCATCGCCCATCCAAAGGAAGAGAGTTCAACCCAAAGAGTCCCCAAAATTTCTTCCATGGTATCCAATTTGAGTGAGTTCTTTGTGAAGATCATGCGGAAGAGGAAGATGACCCCACAGAACAAGcacaataagaaaataaaagctgGGTGTTTTGGATTGTTTTGCGGATGAAATAGATATTCGATCACATTCTCCCATGATTAAGACAAACTGATGAGAATGGAGAATGTGCGTCACCCTTTATCCTTAATGTGTTGCTTTAAAGTTACAAGCTAAGCATTGCATCATGGGACCTTGATCCTGTTTTTAAAATGTTCGATTATATGATACTCTAAATATTCTGCTCAATATATTTGAGCCCATTTTGGTTGTGTTTtgtaccttttttttaataattctgatccatatttatcaaaattcaaatattatgtttttcatatataataagattattAGCTGGTGAGAATACTCTAAGTGGCAATGAATTGGTTAGTCCAGTCAAAAAAAGTAATTGAATTTTATCATGTTCCATTTAAGGTGAGGTATATATTTCCAGTGTCCACCCACGTTGAACCCAATTCCTCGGGTCTCCCAGGAATGAATGTCACAACAGTCTGAGTTATAAATTGGTTCACTTTGTGTCATTGTCAAAGCACACTCTATTAAGTGTTGTGATGTGCATAGgggcaaacaaacaagttagcataattttttttttatgggatTGAAACAAGTTGTTAGTGAATTTGGCATGCATGTGGAAATGGAAGCCACCATTTGAATAGTGGGCACGTATGAGTGCATCTTGTCCTCACCTCAGTGGAGGAGGTCAACTGGTCAAGAAAGCATTCCAATGGTGTCGCCATACACGCTCATGCCACTGAGCATTTAAAAACCTTAGCCCCACTCGCAGAACTTATTAGAGACTGAGTTCTGATTAACATACACGGCAAAATGGAATGTATTGAGGTGAAAAAAAGAGCCTgataaaatgaaggaaaaaaaatggaacggaatgaaaatattaaaaaaatatttgtctatAATTATTGTTGAAGACACGTATATCCAGATCCAATAGAGGGACAAAGTAGAATTGGACTAGTCCCAAAGTCGCTTATTGGCCTAGTATATGTTTGGTTGCGAGATAGTGCCacaaaaatcacttaaaataCTATTAGAAGCTATAAGGTGTGTGTCATGGATCTGCCTccgtaaaattaataaattttataaaattgattgtaaagtgattaatttaaatttgaatgttttattataaaattaatttaggagtaaatataaaattttgtaaagttgttttaatacaaaatcaattttggactcaaaattaattttgagttattctttaatatgaaattaaacatatgaaaatatatttaaaatcaattatgaaCTCATAATCAATTATGTAATATCAAACCAAACACGCACAACAAGTTGTGGCATGACATTAtaaatgtagaaaaaaaaatatcatagtaCTTTCACAGCATCACCAACCAAACACAATGTTGAAATTAAGAAAGGATTAGTTTCTTATAATATAATGAATCAAACTTTAAATTTAGTATTCAatcgtatttaaaaaaaatgatgttagaGTATACATCtgagaaacaagaaaaaaaaatcctgctAAACTTAATACAACACTTATTACTGAACTTAAACTACAGTATTAATAATTCatgtttttctagaaaatttttctaaaactaaaattaataaaatattacttaagTCTAAACAAAGATTAACTGAAAAATAAGTgcttaataaaatttcattataataatttagtaagtaattttacattttaaaaaaggcttataaatataaatatattaaaataaaattacaataattttaaaaaattgttttaagtaattttaaaatacatcattaaaaaaaatacatgtagaGATATAAGTTAGACCGATCCTCCCAcaccattaaaaaataaagtaaaaaactatatatgttACAAGACTTTTTGGGTCCATAAAATATGAGTTATAGGCTCCACCCCGACCTCAAAGTTGAAGGAGCATTGCTATTGAAACTATCTGTTTTGTTATTGGCATGATCTACGTGAGTGTCTGAGTATCTTTTTATGTTATCTTGAAATTGTTCCTTAAAtgaaaacataagaaaaacataattttattgtgttgttggagtgtgaaaaaaaattaacaataaaaacacattatcgttgtatatttgtataaagaaatcATGTTTCgattatatattattgtatatttggacttttttttttggaatctaAAAATGCTTGTAGATTAAGAACtaaagtttgtaaaaaaaaatgaaatactatTATATAAACACATCTAGTAACTTGAAAAcgaaaaaaggaacaaaaacagcaaaattacataaatattttcaaggttaac is a window encoding:
- the LOC100794598 gene encoding jasmonoyl--L-amino acid synthetase JAR4, whose translation is MLEKVGEFNMDKVIQEFELLTRDAERVQRETLKRILEDNASAEYLQSLGLNGRTDPESFKACVPLVTHKELEPYIYRIIDGDASPILTGKPITTMSLSSGTTQGKPKYVPWNDELYETTMQIYLTSFVFRNREFPIKNGKALSFIYGSKQLKTKGGLAARTATSNVFCSAGYKCAMRALQSQCCSPDEVIFGPDFFQSLYCHLLCGLIFREEVQFVSSTFAHSIVHAFRTFEQVWEELCNDIREGVLTRNVTIPSIRMAMSKLLKPNPELANTIHQKCRGLSNWYGLIPELFPNAKYIYGIMTGSMEPYLKKMRHYAGELPLLTADYGSSEGWIAANVNPQLPPEYATYAVLPHIGYFEFIPLSEFENTKGEPDFLCVDPKPMGLTEVKVGEEYEIVMTNPAGLYRYRLGDVVKVMGFHNSTPELKFIRRSSLLLNINIDKNTEKDLQLAVEAAGKLLAEEKLEVVDFSSQVDLSKEPGHYVIFWEISGEASQELLLECCNCLDKSFVDAGYTSSRKVNCIGALELRLVRRGTFQKILDHYLGLGTAVSQYKTPRCVGPTNTRVLQILSENVVNNYLSTAFN